In Nicotiana tabacum cultivar K326 chromosome 2, ASM71507v2, whole genome shotgun sequence, the following proteins share a genomic window:
- the LOC107786801 gene encoding cytochrome P450 CYP72A616: MAGVTLIAATIFGILVAIVCVKFLYKIWWWPKMMEKKLKKQGIHGHPYKFLFGNLIEMMRMSKEAKSKPLSLTHDIMPWLNPFLQHLANNHRKIFVMWAGPTPRITVTDPKLIRELLNKHQEFHKPEANAFIEMFVTGLAGYNGEKWATHRKIVTPAFHIEKIKRMFSSAFGACVEEMIIRWEELVSKTETCELDVEREFMFLGGDVISRAAFGSNIEEGRSIFLLQKEQCELILASPFTLFFPWLRFLPTASNRKARDNYKKVRGMIRGIIKKREDAERSGITMEDNDDILGLLLKSRNEEKNKSKAGLTTDDVIEECKEFYLAGQDTTSALLTWTLVALSMHPEWQDKARKEVLRVIGKNKPKFDDLNQLRIMTMIFQEVLRLYPALLLYRSTSKSCKLGDMTIPAGVQVFVPTHLVHRDCEVWGNNALLFNPERFSEGVSKAAGKEHQLYIPFGWGARMCIGLNFGMLEAKLALSRILQLFWFELSPSYTHAPHCTLILKPQYGAHIILHKL, from the exons ATGGCAGGTGTAACACTAATTGCTGCTACAATATTTGGAATTTTGGTGGCTATAGTTTGTGTCAAATTTCTGTATAAAATATGGTGGTGGCCaaaaatgatggagaagaagctGAAAAAGCAAGGAATACATGGCCATCCCTATAAGTTTCTCTTTGGAAATCTTATAGAGATGATGAGAATGTCTAAAGAAGCTAAGTCAAAACCCCTCTCTTTAACCCATGATATTATGCCTTGGCTTAATCCTTTTCTTCAACATCTTGCTAACAATCACA GGAAAATTTTTGTGATGTGGGCTGGACCGACACCTCGAATTACAGTTACGGATCCGAAGCTAATTCGAGAATTATTGAACAAACATCAAGAATTCCACAAGCCTGAAGCTAATGCCTTCATTGAGATGTTTGTGACTGGACTTGCAGGTTACAATGGAGAAAAATGGGCCACCCATAGAAAGATAGTAACTCCTGCTTTTCATATTGAGAAGATAAAG AGGATGTTTTCATCAGCATTTGGTGCATGTGTTGAGGAAATGATAATCAGATGGGAGGAATTGGTTAGCAAAACAGAGACTTGTGAGTTGGATGTGGAAAGAGAGTTTATGTTCTTAGGTGGAGATGTTATATCAAGAGCCGCCTTTGGTAGCAATATTGAAGAAGGAAGGTCAATTTTCCTACTTCAGAAGGAGCAATGTGAGCTTATCTTGGCTTCCCCATTCACCCTTTTCTTTCCCTGGCTAAG ATTTCTTCCAACAGCATCAAATAGAAAAGCAAGGGACAACTATAAGAAAGTTAGAGGTATGATAAGAGGAATAATAAAGAAGCGAGAAGACGCCGAACGATCAGGAATTACCATGGAAGACAATGATGATATCTTAGGCTTACTCTTAAAATCAAGAAATGAAGAGAAAAACAAGTCTAAAGCAGGACTAACGACAGACGATGTGATCGAAGAATGCAAAGAATTCTACCTTGCAGGTCAAGATACAACCTCAGCTTTGCTCACTTGGACACTGGTAGCCTTGAGCATGCACCCTGAATGGCAAGACAAAGCTAGGAAAGAAGTTCTTCGTGTCATTGggaaaaataaaccaaaattcgATGACTTAAATCAGCTTAGAATA ATGACGATGATCTTCCAAGAGGTGTTGAGATTGTATCCAGCACTGCTGCTTTATCGGAGCACGTCAAAGAGCTGCAAGTTGGGAGACATGACAATTCCAGCAGGAGTACAAGTATTTGTGCCTACACATCTGGTTCATCGCGATTGCGAAGTGTGGGGAAATAATGCATTGCTATTCAATCCAGAGAGGTTCTCAGAAGGGGTTTCAAAAGCAGCAGGAAAAGAGCATCAGTTATATATTCCCTTTGGTTGGGGTGCCCGGATGTGCATAGGGTTGAACTTTGGCATGTTAGAAGCCAAGCTCGCTTTATCTCGAATTCTGCAGCTCTTTTGGTTTGAGCTTTCTCCTTCCTACACTCATGCTCCTCACTGTACTCTTATTCTTAAACCTCAGTATGGTGCCCACATAATCTTGCACAAACTTTGA